GATACCTCCATGCCGCTTCTGAGCCACGCGGCACGCGGTCCGGCCTCGGTCACCCGCGATCAGATAGGCACCGACCGCGAAGATCAACTGACCCCAAAGGATAGTGCACGATTTCCGGCAGCGCGACTTTGCCGCGGCGGTGCCCCGGAACGAATGGATGCGAGAAGTGACGGCCCGAGAGGACCGGTCTCGTCTCGGACGACGTGGTCGGCACAGTCCCGGATGTCCGCCTCGTCTGCGATCGAACAGAGCCGGAGGGCGGGTGGTCCGGCCTCGCCCCCGCCCCGGATTCGTCCCGCATCCCGGACGATGTTTGCCGTGGCGGTGAACCGGCCGCGGGGCCAGGTTCGTGGCGCCCGTTTCGCTTGCCTGCGAGGTTTCGATGCGGCCCGTCACCGTCCCGGACGTGACCTTCCACATCCGCGTCAGGAACGAGGCCCTCGGCGGCCCCAACCCGTTCGCGTGGAAGGAGCTCACCTCCGCCGAGGTGTTCGGCGGCCGCAACATCGTGCCGTTCGCGCTCCCCGGCGCCTTCACCCCGGCCTGCTCCGACGACCACCTGCCGGGCTACGAGCAGCACGCCGACGATTTTGCCGCTCTCGGCATCGACCAGGTGGTCTGCCTGTCGGTCAACGACGCCTTCGTGATGGTCCAGGGGGCCAAATCCAAGGGCATCGAGAAGGTGTTCATGCTGCCCGACGGCAATGCCGATTTCACGCGCCAGATGGGCATGCTGGTCAGGCGCGGCCGCCAGGGCATGGGGATGCGCAGCTGGCGCTACGCGATGCACGTCGAGGACGGCACGATCCGGAAGATGTTCGTCGAGCCCGGCTTTCGCGATGATCCGCCCGGCATCGGCCTCATGGTCTCGGAGGCCGGGATGATGCTCGACTCTCTGAAGAGCCGGTAGACGCCGCCGCCAGCACGATCCGGGCGGCGCTGCGGCTCGGGTCGTCGCCGTCGGGCAGCCGCATCGTGGCGTCGAGGCGGGCGAGCGCCGCCTCCTGCGCTGCCCGGGCCGGGCCCTCGGGCAGGAGAGGGCTCAGCGCCGCCGCGAGCCGCTCAGGCGTGCACTCGGCCTGGATCAGCTCGGGGATCGCGTTCTCGCCCAGGATCAGGTTCGGCAGCACGATCGTCGGCACCTGGATCAGGCGGCGCACGATCACCTCCTCGATCTTCGGCACCTGGTAGGCCACCACCATCGGCACGCCGGAAAGCGCCAGTTCGAGGGTCACCGTGCCGGAGGCGGCGAGCGCCGCGCGGGCCCGCCGGAAGGTCGCGAGCTTGGCGGCCTCACCGTCGATCAGGCGCGGGCGCACGGGCCAGGAGGCGGAGAGGCGCTCGATCAGGGCGCGGTGGCGCGTCACCGCCGGCAGCTCGACCGTGAAGGCGTGGCCCTGCGCCTGAACGCGCGCCAGCGTCGCGCCGAAGATCGGCATCAGCCGCTCGATCTCGGAGCGGCGCGAGCCCGGCAGCACCGCGAGCACCGGGGAGGGGCCTTGGCGGGAAGCGACCTCGCCGGGGCCGGGCCGCAGGTCGCCCAAGCGCTCGATCAGCGGGTGGCCGACATAGGTGCAGGCCGGGCCGCCGAGGCGGCGATGGGCGTCGGGCTCGAACGGCAGCAGGGCGAGCACGTGGTCGATGTAGCCGCGCATGGTCTTCGCCCGCCACGGACGCCAGGCCCAGACGCTCGGGCTGACGTAATCGACCACGGGGAGGTCCGGCACCTGCCGGCGCACCCGGCTCGCCACCGCGTGGGTGAAGCCCGGGCTGTCGATGATGACGAGCACGTCGGGACGGGCCGCCACGCAGGCCCGCACGGTCTGGCGGATGCGGCGCATCAGGAGGCGGATGCGCGCCGCGACCGCGAGATAGCCGATCACCGCCACGTCCTCGAGCGGAAACAGCGACGCCATCCCCTCGGCCGCCATCGCATCGCCGCCGACGCCGGCGAGGACGAGCGGCCGGTCGGAGAGGGCGCGCAGGGAGCGGATCAGCTTGGCGCCGAGCTGGTCGCCGGATTCCTCGCCGGCCACCAGCCACACGGTGAGCGGACGTTCGGTGTCGGGATGCGCGCTCAACGGGCGGGCTCCGGATCGGGCGGCAAAGGATCAGGGGGCAGACCGAGGAGGAAGAGGCCGAGCCGGTCGGCGAGCGCCACCGTCTCCGCCCGGTCGAGCACCAGGGTGTCGCCGGCCCCGACCGCGATGCCGAGGCAGCCCGCCTCCGCCGCGCGCTGGACCGTGCGGGGGCCGATCGCCGGAAGGTCGACGCGCAGGTCCTGGCCGTCCTTCGCGCGCTTGACGAGCACCATCCCGGCGGGCGGGCGCCCGAGGCCGAAGGGGCGGCGGGCGAGCGTCCGGGCGCGGGCCAGCATCCGGTCGGTGCCCTCCGGCCCCTCGACCGCGAGCACGCGACGGCTCGCCACCACGGCGGCCTGGCCGACATCGTGCGGCGACAGGCTGGCGAGCAGCGCCCGCCCGGCCGCGACCGAGGCCTCCGCCGCCTCGTCCGGCTCGCGGGCCCCGAGACGGCCCTGAGGCGCCATCAGGTTCGGCGCGAGGTCGCGCACGCCGAGCACCTGCAACCCGTGCTCCTCCAAGAGCGCCAGCACGCCGCGCAGCAGGTGGTCGTCGCCGCCCGACGCCAGCGAGCGCAGGGTCTCCCGGTTGCGGTAGGCGGCTAGGGTGTTGAGGAGGGCGGCCGGGCTCGGCCGCGCCACGGCGCCGGCCAGCGTCACCCCGGCGGGCGCCCAGGCGGCCAAGGTGTCGAGGGCGCCACGCACGTCGAGGAGGTCGACCGTGGCGTCGGCCCGCCGTCGCGTCGCCGGATCGGCGAAGCCCCGGATCGCCAGCACGCGACAGGAGCGCCCGGCCCGATCGAGGGAGGCGGCGATGAGGAGCGGCAGCCGGCCGGCCCCGGCCACGATCGCGACCGGGCCCGTCGCGGTCGAAGGCCGCGCCGCCGCGGCGGCCATCAGGCGGGACTCGTCACGCGGGCCCCGGTGCCTCGCGCGGCGTGCAGACCGAGCGCTTGCCGCCCTCGCGGATGAAGGCGAGGATCTCCTGCACGATCGGGTGCTGGTCGAACTCCGTCGCCACGTCCTCGACCCGTTCCATCAGCG
This is a stretch of genomic DNA from Methylobacterium sp. 17Sr1-1. It encodes these proteins:
- the lpxI gene encoding UDP-2,3-diacylglucosamine diphosphatase LpxI (LpxI, functionally equivalent to LpxH, replaces it in LPS biosynthesis in a minority of bacteria.); translated protein: MAAAAARPSTATGPVAIVAGAGRLPLLIAASLDRAGRSCRVLAIRGFADPATRRRADATVDLLDVRGALDTLAAWAPAGVTLAGAVARPSPAALLNTLAAYRNRETLRSLASGGDDHLLRGVLALLEEHGLQVLGVRDLAPNLMAPQGRLGAREPDEAAEASVAAGRALLASLSPHDVGQAAVVASRRVLAVEGPEGTDRMLARARTLARRPFGLGRPPAGMVLVKRAKDGQDLRVDLPAIGPRTVQRAAEAGCLGIAVGAGDTLVLDRAETVALADRLGLFLLGLPPDPLPPDPEPAR
- a CDS encoding redoxin family protein; its protein translation is MRPVTVPDVTFHIRVRNEALGGPNPFAWKELTSAEVFGGRNIVPFALPGAFTPACSDDHLPGYEQHADDFAALGIDQVVCLSVNDAFVMVQGAKSKGIEKVFMLPDGNADFTRQMGMLVRRGRQGMGMRSWRYAMHVEDGTIRKMFVEPGFRDDPPGIGLMVSEAGMMLDSLKSR
- the lpxB gene encoding lipid-A-disaccharide synthase; this translates as MSAHPDTERPLTVWLVAGEESGDQLGAKLIRSLRALSDRPLVLAGVGGDAMAAEGMASLFPLEDVAVIGYLAVAARIRLLMRRIRQTVRACVAARPDVLVIIDSPGFTHAVASRVRRQVPDLPVVDYVSPSVWAWRPWRAKTMRGYIDHVLALLPFEPDAHRRLGGPACTYVGHPLIERLGDLRPGPGEVASRQGPSPVLAVLPGSRRSEIERLMPIFGATLARVQAQGHAFTVELPAVTRHRALIERLSASWPVRPRLIDGEAAKLATFRRARAALAASGTVTLELALSGVPMVVAYQVPKIEEVIVRRLIQVPTIVLPNLILGENAIPELIQAECTPERLAAALSPLLPEGPARAAQEAALARLDATMRLPDGDDPSRSAARIVLAAASTGSSESRASSRPPRP